Proteins encoded within one genomic window of Acidovorax sp. 107:
- a CDS encoding LacI family DNA-binding transcriptional regulator: protein MSPPTPAPSATPRARPTIADVAAEAGVSKATVSRYFNHRERLLSPDIAARVEAAIAKLAYVPSPMAQALSHGRSRLIGLVVADITNPYSVAVLRGAEKACQDAGYLVMLFNLGNDRERERAAIDALASYQVDGFILNTLGQGEGQADVNTLHGKPAVLVDRRHAGLAADFVSLDNHGAMREACAHLQQQGWQRLLYITQPLLGVSSRVERTEAFRALVSSKRSAVRGTVLELAAEQGDEVLDQALTDLLRQARPSERCAVVAGNSVVTLRVAAAVSRMGWTFGQQLGFVGFDDPEWASLIRPGLSAVAQPTDAIGQRAAQCLLERINGLEGPARESLLPGLLVVRGSSLGPAGAPDPG from the coding sequence ATGAGCCCGCCGACACCCGCACCCTCCGCCACGCCCCGCGCCCGCCCCACCATCGCCGATGTGGCGGCCGAGGCCGGGGTGTCCAAGGCCACGGTGTCGCGCTACTTCAACCACCGTGAACGCCTGCTCAGCCCCGACATTGCGGCACGGGTCGAGGCGGCCATCGCCAAGCTGGCCTATGTGCCCAGCCCCATGGCCCAGGCGCTGAGCCATGGCCGCTCGCGGCTCATTGGCCTGGTGGTGGCCGACATCACCAACCCCTATTCGGTGGCCGTGTTGCGGGGCGCCGAGAAAGCCTGCCAGGACGCGGGCTACCTGGTCATGCTGTTCAACCTGGGCAACGACCGCGAGCGCGAGCGCGCGGCCATCGATGCTCTGGCCAGCTACCAGGTGGACGGTTTCATCCTCAACACGCTAGGGCAGGGTGAAGGACAGGCGGATGTGAACACCTTGCACGGCAAGCCCGCCGTGCTGGTGGACCGGCGCCACGCCGGGCTGGCGGCAGACTTCGTTTCGCTGGACAACCATGGGGCCATGCGTGAAGCCTGTGCCCACCTGCAGCAGCAAGGCTGGCAGCGCCTGCTCTACATCACCCAACCCTTGCTGGGCGTGAGTTCCCGCGTCGAGCGCACGGAGGCCTTCCGTGCGCTGGTGTCCTCCAAGCGCTCGGCAGTGCGCGGCACGGTGCTGGAGCTGGCCGCGGAGCAGGGCGACGAGGTGCTGGACCAGGCACTCACCGATCTGCTGCGACAGGCCCGGCCCAGTGAGCGCTGCGCGGTGGTGGCGGGCAACTCGGTGGTCACGCTGCGGGTGGCTGCGGCCGTCTCGCGCATGGGGTGGACGTTTGGACAACAGCTGGGCTTTGTGGGCTTTGACGACCCTGAATGGGCGTCGCTGATCCGGCCTGGCCTGAGCGCGGTGGCCCAGCCCACCGATGCCATCGGGCAACGTGCGGCGCAGTGCCTGCTGGAGCGTATCAACGGTCTGGAAGGTCCTGCACGCGAGAGCCTGCTGCCCGGGCTGCTGGTG